The Leptospira brenneri DNA segment AGTATCTTCATTCTTTTTTGTTGAAGACTCTGCACAACCTACAAATGACATTGCAGTCAAAGCAACCATGATTGCTAGGGAGACGAATCCGGGTTTTAATTTGTTGGATTTCATATTTTATACTTCTCCTTTTCCTTAGAATGTTGCAACAATACCTAAAGTCACACCATTTTGGTACGTTTGAGGTTGTCCTCTTTCGTCGGTGAAAACTTGACCTTTTGCTTGGTCTCTTCTGAGGTCAACTTTAATGATAATGTTGTCTCCGTAGTAGTAAGTCGGTGTAATTGTGAAAGTTTCAGCACTTCCTAAGTAGTATTTGGTTGTGTTGTAACCAAGGCTACCCATGTATTGAAGATCATATCTTCCGGCTGTGTTATTGCTAACTCCGAGTGGACCACCGTTTCTGGAATCGTCGATTCTTTCGTAACGACCAGCAAGTGCCCACTTGTCAGTAAACTTATATCGGAACCACAAACCGTAAGTTTTGTAAGTTCTTTTTGCATTACTGTCATCACGTGTTAAAGATACCTTGTTTCCGTCAACATCAACTTGAGTTGTTGGGTCAGTCAAAGTAGCTGCTGCTCCACTCTTATCACCTTGAGTATAGTCAAATGATACGAGAGTTTTGTCGTTTGGAGTGAAGTTCACGATTACGTTGTTAATCATCCAATAGTCATTTTGGTAACTAGCACGTCTTGCGTTGATTGGTGTTCCATAAACTTCGTTCATCCAGTAGTCGCCATTGGATGGTCTTGCGTAAGTAACATCTACACCGTAAAGAGTGTTCCAAGTTACTTTTAGTTTATCAGAAATAAGGTCATAAGAAACTTGAGTTCCTACTGCCTTGTTTTTGTTAATACCATCTTGGTAAACAGACATGTTTCCGTTATTTACACGGGAAATATCGGAACCTGTTCCACCCACACTATTGTATAGATAGAAACCTAAGTTCAACTTATCTGTAACAGCTAAGTTTGCTCTAGCACCAGTGTTGATGAAGGGGATTGTGTTAAAGAATATGTAACCTATCGTGTATGTTGGGTTATCTTTTGATTCCAAAACTTCATAACCAATGTGAGTGGCCATTTTACCCATATCCACAGTCATACCTTTTAACACTGGGAAGTAAAATGAAACATATGCTTGTTGGAGCATGTTCATGTTTACAGTTCCGTTTGTTTGGTTATAAGGTGCTTCTTGATATACGTTGTTTTGACCGTTTTGGAAAACAGTTCTAAAACCCCAAGGACTATCTTTGTCCGCAAGTTTTTGCAAGTCAAGTGCCGCCGCTGCTACACCAAACTGTTTGTTTTGCGTGTTGAAAGTTCCTGAAGCATCACGTTTCGCGCCTTCCACATTGTTCGCAGTATACATATAGAATACATCTACGTAACCGGAAATGTTGATCTTATCGTACCAAGCTTTTTCCTTTGTCTCACCTTGAGCCAAAAGTGAAGTTGAAACGAGAAGGGCAACCGAAGTTGCGAGAAGAGTATATTTATTTCTCATTTGCCTTTTCTCCTATGTGAACTTGTTGTGCAAGTTGTGTACCAGGTTGGCGGTTTATTTTAGAGGCTCTGACAGAAAAAAGAGAAACAGTGTGTTTAAATGGGGTTTTTTGGAAAAAAAAATAAGTTTTTGATTAATAAAAGAACAAATTGAAACTGAAATTCAATAGATTCTTGAAATTAATTGACCATTTTGCTTATAAATTGGGCAGAGTGATGCAATAGTCTAGAATATTCATTTTCTTTAGGCGAGTGTAGGACAAGATCTAAAAGTTGGGTTAGGATGGTTCCATAGCTGGTTTTGGGTAGGTCTGGGAAAGATTCAGCGAGGTGGTTCCCATTGAGTTTCAGATCGCTTAGGAGAAGCGGGGGATTTTCTTCCCAAATTTCGACTAACACGGTAATATTCGATTCAAAAATACTGTTTAGTTTTTGGATGAACTTGGTATCAACAGGAAAACGGGTTTGAAAATGTCGTTTAACGGGAGCTAGGTATTCTTTTTTTAAAACAGAAAGGTCGATACCGTTTTGTTTTTTATTTTTTTCCCATTTGGATAAAATCTCAAAGAACAGGATACAATCTTTTGTATTTTGGCCAGAGAATTTTAATGTTCTTAAGATGATTTCTAAATCCTTTGACGTGATTTCACCGAGTAGTGCATAAAATGCAAAAGCCAATTGCAGCCCCGTTAATTCTTTTGTTGTCCTATCTAGTTTCTCTAGAATCTCTTTCCTAGGAGAAATTTTAGTGGGTAGGTTTGGTAGAAAAATTTGAAAGATCGATTCTTCGGCAAGAAGTTCAATCATTCGAGAAGGTTTGAAACCTAAAAGGGATTTTAATACTTCGTCTTGGAAACGCTCTAAGGATATTTTTTTAGTGATGTGTTTTGTTTCATGAATTGCTTTTTTTGTTTCAGGTTCGATTTCAAAATCTAAAGTACTCGCAAATCTTAATGCCCGGATAGGGCGTAATCCATCTTCAGTGAATCGTTTGATCGGATTACCAATTGTACGAATGATTTTTTGTTCTATATCCTTTAATCCAAAATGTTCATCTACAAGAAGTCCTGTTTTTAAATCGAATGCTAGTGCATTCATCGTAAAATCCCTTCGTTTTAGGTCTTCAGATAATGTTGTTCCAAATTCTACGTGGTCCGGGCGTCTTCCATCTGTATAATCTTTATCTATGCGATAAGTAGTAATTTCATAATTGATTTTATCTAAAACAACCGTTACTGTTCCATGTTCGATGCCTGTATCAATAACGGTTCGGAACAATCGTTTGACTTGTTTGGGTTCCGCGTTGGTTGTTAAATCATATTCTTTGGGAATTTTACCCATAACTAAATCACGGACAGATCCCCCAACAAGATAACACTCAAACCCCGCGTCTTTCAACGTGGAATCAATTTGAAGTAGATGGGTTAGGTATTTACTAGGAACTAAAGAGGGAATGTCTATTGGCAATTTCTACATTTGCCTCTAAAAACAATTTCAACGGATTCTGTAGAAAAACCTTTTAGTTGTTTGGTGGACGGAATTCCATTCCAAGGATCATCAATACATTCAATTTTACCACAGTTATTACAGATGAGGTGGCCATGAGCCTTTGAAACCGTATGGTTCCCGTCAGACTTTAACTCAAAATAGGTGACCCGATCTGTTGAGTGAAGCGAGTTGAGCATGTTTTTTTCTTCTAAATCGGATAAGGCTCTGTAAATGGTCACTCGATCCCAAGATTCTTCTTTCGGGAGTTTTTCCATAATTTCCTGGTGGTTGAGTGGTCTTGGCGAGCCCTGCAGAATTGACAGAACCTGTTCACGGTTTTTTGTTACCTTAAGTCCGATTTTTTTTAGAATTTGAGAAGGATCGCCAGCCATGATTTGTTATCCTGCGGTAGGCGAAGATTGTCTATTCTAAAATCACGTTGGATTTCCAGATTTCCCAATACCGAATCCCCATTCGAGTATGAACCTGTAGGAATTCTTCAACTTCTTGCCCTTTCTTCTTTTCCACAATCACGGGAGCAATTCCCAGATCTAACCTACGATTGAGAATGGTATCAATTTCTTCTTTGGCCAATGCCGTGACTCGTTGACAGTCTTCTTCTCTTTCTTTCAATTGGGTTTTGTTTTTTTCACAGAACGTTGCTGATTGGAAAGAAGATCCAGATTCTAATAAATCATCAAGCTCACGAGCCGCTGACTTTTTACAGTTTGATACGAAACTGACCAAAACTAAAAAAGAAAGTAGGGCTAAGATAACTTTCAAAATTAGCCCTTTGCATCTTGAGCTAAATTTGCGAGTTGGTCAGCTCTAGAGTTTTGTTCACGTGGGATATATTGGATTTCAAAATTTTGAAAGGAGGTTTTGAGTGATTCACATTTATTTTTAAAAACAAGGAGATCTTTGTTTTTAACTTTGTATTCACCTTTCATCTGTTTGACGACAAGTTCGGAGTCCAATCGAAATCTAATTTTTTGCAAATTTTGTTTGATAGCTTCTTCCATTCCTCGATATAAAGCTTGCCATTCCGCTACATTGTTGGTAGCATTTCCAATTTTTTCAGATAGAAAGAAGAATTCGATTCCATCATTGTTTTGGAAGGAAACACCAATGGCAGCGGGACCAGGATTTCCTCGGGAACTACCATCACAATAAATGAAAGTTGTATCTTTAGTGGACATAGCCGACAGTCTTTTCTATGATCTTTCCTTCACCAATCAAAAACATGAACTGCATTTAAAAAAAACATTTGGATTTTGAATTATGAAGGACTTTTTTTACGTGTCGTGGTAGATGGAGCGTATTGGGTGGCGGGTGGATTACCCCACCCAGTCTAGATAGGGCGGGGATATCTACCTAAAAACCCCTCCCCACCTAAAAAGGAAATTTCATGACCGAACGGGGATTTGGTGCCCTAACCATGTTTGAAAATCGCCTCCGCAAATTAAAGAAGGAACGCGAAAAATGGGCCAAACGCGAATCGATAACATCTTACCGAATTTATTCGGAAGACATCCCACAAATTCCATTCATCTTGGATCGTTACCCCAATGGTTTGGTTTTGTATGATAAAAGTTCTGTACGTTTTCAATTAGAAGAAGGTCACGATGAAAGATTTGATCGAATCGCGGGCATCGTTAGAGATGTTTTCCAAATCCCAGACGAACAACTATTTTTAAAACATCGTAAAAAACAAAAAGGAGCAGAGCAATACGATAAGTTCGCAATTGAAGGGAACTTTGAGTGGGTAAAAGAATCCAATTTGGATTTTCGAATCAATCTTTCTGATTATTTAGATACGGGACTATTTCTAGATCATCGAATTACAAGAGATTGGATTCGAAAGGCCGCTAAAGGAAAATCTGTTTTAAATTTATTCTCTTACACGGGAGCGTTTTCCGTTTATGCAGCGTCAGGTGGTGCCTCAAAAACAAAAAGTGTCGATCTTTCGAAAACCTATTGTGATTGGGCCTCTAAAAATTTGGAACAGAATGGTTTTAAAAGGACCAATCATCAAATTGTTAATGCTGACATTTTACAATGGGTTGAAGAAGAAACAAAAAATCTGAGTAGGGAGCGTTATGATTTAATTTTCCTGGATCCACCTACATTTTCCAATAGTAAAAAAATGTTTGAGGAATGGGATGTTCAAACCAAACACCGAAATCTACTTTTACTGTTATTAACAAAGTTTTTAACTGATAACGGAGAGATTTGGTTCTCAACGAATTTCAGAAAGTTCAAAATGGAGATTGCAGATGAGGAGTGGAACCAAAGAGGTTATCAGTGTATAAATAAAACAAAAGAATCCATTCCGGCTGACTTTCGTGATGAAAAAATCCATCAGTTATTTTTGATCCAACCAGAACCTACTTCCTAATTGTTAGTATTTAACAAAGGGATCAATTCGTTCTGCAAGAATTCTTCTATTTTCACCGGATTGTAGAGACAAAATTCCTCTCATGATTGCTTGCCTTTCGTTACTGTCTTGTTTGGCGATCGTTTTGAGTTGGTTGGAAATTGGAAGTAGGATTAAGTTCGCAAAAGAAATTCCGTAGAATGTTGCAATAAAGGCTGTTGCAATGCCTTGTCCAAGAACTTTGGTCCCTCCATCTAAATTTTCCAAAACCGTAACAAGGCCTAGTACAGTTCCAATGATACCTACGGTGGGCGAAAATCCAGCAGCGGTTTCAAATACCTTCGCGGATTTTAAATCATTCTTTTCTTCTTCTTCATGGGCTTCCCATAAAATTTCTTCAATGGTCCTGGGATCTGATCCGTCAACAATCAACTGAATTCCTTTTTGTAAAAAGGGGTTGTCCAATTTTTTTGCTTCATCTTCTAAAGATAGAAGCCCATCTTTTCTTGCTTTCTCCCAAAATCGGAAGAAAATCAGTTTTAAATCTTTTTCTTTTTTTCTAGAAAGAACAAACTTTGTATCTCTTACCGCTTTCGTGACCTGAGATATAGAGTAGGATGCGAATGTTGCACCTAATGTTCCGCCTACGATCAGTAACATGGCGGGTAAGTGAAAGAACGAACGTAAAGACGCACCTTCTATTAAAATGGCAACAAATACCGATAAAACGGCTGCGAGGATTCCTAGTAATGTTGAATGGATCATTGGATTCTTGCCTCTCTTGCATCAGGTCGAACACTCAACCTTCGCAGTGAATCTTTTTTTTCTATAACTTCGTTTTTAAGTCTTTCCCAAATCACTGAGTCTGGATGTTCTCTCATTCTTGCTCCGATAATCGGCTCTACTTCTTTCCAATTTTCTTGATTGATGAATAGCCGAACGCGTGCTAACTCTAATTCGTTTGCTTGGTCAGTTTGGTTATTGGTTCGATAAAATCGTTCTAATGAGCTCATCGTACGGAGTGCGTTATTCCAATCCCCCAAAGATTCAAACATGGGAATCAGGGAATTCCACGCA contains these protein-coding regions:
- a CDS encoding outer membrane beta-barrel protein; the protein is MRNKYTLLATSVALLVSTSLLAQGETKEKAWYDKINISGYVDVFYMYTANNVEGAKRDASGTFNTQNKQFGVAAAALDLQKLADKDSPWGFRTVFQNGQNNVYQEAPYNQTNGTVNMNMLQQAYVSFYFPVLKGMTVDMGKMATHIGYEVLESKDNPTYTIGYIFFNTIPFINTGARANLAVTDKLNLGFYLYNSVGGTGSDISRVNNGNMSVYQDGINKNKAVGTQVSYDLISDKLKVTWNTLYGVDVTYARPSNGDYWMNEVYGTPINARRASYQNDYWMINNVIVNFTPNDKTLVSFDYTQGDKSGAAATLTDPTTQVDVDGNKVSLTRDDSNAKRTYKTYGLWFRYKFTDKWALAGRYERIDDSRNGGPLGVSNNTAGRYDLQYMGSLGYNTTKYYLGSAETFTITPTYYYGDNIIIKVDLRRDQAKGQVFTDERGQPQTYQNGVTLGIVATF
- a CDS encoding CCA tRNA nucleotidyltransferase, with product MPIDIPSLVPSKYLTHLLQIDSTLKDAGFECYLVGGSVRDLVMGKIPKEYDLTTNAEPKQVKRLFRTVIDTGIEHGTVTVVLDKINYEITTYRIDKDYTDGRRPDHVEFGTTLSEDLKRRDFTMNALAFDLKTGLLVDEHFGLKDIEQKIIRTIGNPIKRFTEDGLRPIRALRFASTLDFEIEPETKKAIHETKHITKKISLERFQDEVLKSLLGFKPSRMIELLAEESIFQIFLPNLPTKISPRKEILEKLDRTTKELTGLQLAFAFYALLGEITSKDLEIILRTLKFSGQNTKDCILFFEILSKWEKNKKQNGIDLSVLKKEYLAPVKRHFQTRFPVDTKFIQKLNSIFESNITVLVEIWEENPPLLLSDLKLNGNHLAESFPDLPKTSYGTILTQLLDLVLHSPKENEYSRLLHHSAQFISKMVN
- a CDS encoding Fur family transcriptional regulator — encoded protein: MAGDPSQILKKIGLKVTKNREQVLSILQGSPRPLNHQEIMEKLPKEESWDRVTIYRALSDLEEKNMLNSLHSTDRVTYFELKSDGNHTVSKAHGHLICNNCGKIECIDDPWNGIPSTKQLKGFSTESVEIVFRGKCRNCQ
- a CDS encoding ribonuclease HI family protein; translated protein: MSTKDTTFIYCDGSSRGNPGPAAIGVSFQNNDGIEFFFLSEKIGNATNNVAEWQALYRGMEEAIKQNLQKIRFRLDSELVVKQMKGEYKVKNKDLLVFKNKCESLKTSFQNFEIQYIPREQNSRADQLANLAQDAKG
- a CDS encoding class I SAM-dependent methyltransferase, giving the protein MTERGFGALTMFENRLRKLKKEREKWAKRESITSYRIYSEDIPQIPFILDRYPNGLVLYDKSSVRFQLEEGHDERFDRIAGIVRDVFQIPDEQLFLKHRKKQKGAEQYDKFAIEGNFEWVKESNLDFRINLSDYLDTGLFLDHRITRDWIRKAAKGKSVLNLFSYTGAFSVYAASGGASKTKSVDLSKTYCDWASKNLEQNGFKRTNHQIVNADILQWVEEETKNLSRERYDLIFLDPPTFSNSKKMFEEWDVQTKHRNLLLLLLTKFLTDNGEIWFSTNFRKFKMEIADEEWNQRGYQCINKTKESIPADFRDEKIHQLFLIQPEPTS
- a CDS encoding motility protein A — protein: MIHSTLLGILAAVLSVFVAILIEGASLRSFFHLPAMLLIVGGTLGATFASYSISQVTKAVRDTKFVLSRKKEKDLKLIFFRFWEKARKDGLLSLEDEAKKLDNPFLQKGIQLIVDGSDPRTIEEILWEAHEEEEKNDLKSAKVFETAAGFSPTVGIIGTVLGLVTVLENLDGGTKVLGQGIATAFIATFYGISFANLILLPISNQLKTIAKQDSNERQAIMRGILSLQSGENRRILAERIDPFVKY